A single region of the Lysinibacillus sp. B2A1 genome encodes:
- a CDS encoding rhodanese, whose amino-acid sequence MKSMDTTQLLELLDANEDLYIIDVREDDEVAQGMIPGAQHIALGTIPEHLEDLDATKPYIIVCKAGGRSANACSYLEAQGFNVTNLEGGMLAYDGELEFK is encoded by the coding sequence ATGAAATCAATGGATACAACGCAATTATTAGAACTATTAGATGCTAATGAAGATCTTTACATTATTGATGTTCGTGAGGATGATGAGGTAGCGCAAGGTATGATTCCTGGTGCTCAACATATAGCACTTGGAACAATTCCAGAACATTTAGAGGACTTAGATGCGACGAAGCCATATATTATTGTTTGCAAGGCTGGTGGTCGTTCAGCAAATGCTTGCTCATACCTAGAAGCTCAGGGCTTTAATGTGACAAACCTTGAAGGTGGCATGCTTGCTTATGATGGCGAGTTAGAATTTAAATAA
- the mutS gene encoding DNA mismatch repair protein MutS, whose protein sequence is MTTYTPMMQQYLQVKEDYKDAFLFFRLGDFYEMFFEDAINASQLLEITLTSRDAGAKERIPMCGVPHHSAKNYIETLVQKGYKVAICEQTEDPKQAKGVVKREVVQLITPGTIMEGKSLEGKSNHFIGAAEQLDDTTFGYAYLDLSTGEAVVSSIEGDGRALLLQMQAYGVRELIVTEGLQLLLAEHAVNAGIVLSIETDEMAMDKANNYLEAVPSELQVACLRLMAYIDKTQMRSLSHIQAFTYNEMKNYLRIDSSSKRNLELIQSIRGGDQKGTLLWLLDDTVTAMGGRKLKQWLHQPLATRSAIEARLDIVSDLLEEYFVRTELQASLKQVYDLERLAGRVAFGNVGGRDLAQLRDSLRQVPVIQQQLLSANKETLQQLGAALDTCADVETLLAHAITDNPPITIKEGDVIRDGYNERLDELRYASRNGKDWIAQLEQEERAKTGIKNLKIGYNRIFGYYIEITKSNIHLADLTRYERKQTLANAERYITQELKEKEALILNAEEESLTLEYNLFVEIRDKLKAFIPRVQALAASISEIDVLVSFASVSEKYRFTKPEFHNGRSLEIIEGRHPVVEKMLNKQMYVPNDCVLEENHNMMLITGPNMSGKSTYMRQVALIVVMAQMGCYVPAERARLPITDQIFTRIGAADDLAAGQSTFMVEMLESQHAIMHATKNSLMLFDEIGRGTSTYDGMSLAQSMMEYIHDKIGANTLFSTHYHELTALEKELPRLQNVHVSATEKSGTVVFLHKVKKGAADKSYGIHVAQLAQLPEEILSRARVLLENFEAGKEVAAPQEINEQPIQMTLFSEEEPISSAEAEVLKNLENVNILGTSPMQAMNILYELQQQLVNAKK, encoded by the coding sequence ATGACTACATATACACCAATGATGCAACAATATTTGCAGGTAAAAGAAGATTACAAAGATGCCTTTTTATTTTTTAGATTAGGTGATTTTTATGAGATGTTTTTTGAGGATGCGATTAATGCCTCACAACTGTTAGAAATAACATTAACAAGCCGAGATGCAGGTGCAAAGGAACGTATTCCGATGTGCGGCGTGCCACATCATTCAGCAAAAAATTATATTGAAACACTTGTGCAAAAGGGATACAAGGTTGCTATTTGTGAGCAAACAGAAGATCCAAAGCAAGCAAAAGGTGTAGTGAAGCGAGAAGTTGTACAGCTTATTACACCAGGTACGATCATGGAGGGGAAATCCCTAGAAGGAAAATCCAATCATTTTATTGGTGCAGCGGAGCAGCTTGATGATACGACATTTGGTTATGCCTATTTAGATCTCTCTACTGGTGAAGCAGTCGTCTCCTCCATCGAGGGAGATGGTCGGGCACTTTTACTACAAATGCAGGCATATGGAGTGCGTGAACTGATTGTAACGGAAGGTTTACAGCTTTTATTAGCGGAGCATGCAGTCAATGCTGGAATCGTATTATCTATTGAAACAGATGAAATGGCTATGGATAAAGCTAATAATTATTTAGAAGCTGTACCAAGTGAATTACAAGTTGCATGCTTACGTTTGATGGCTTATATCGATAAAACACAAATGCGTTCATTATCACATATTCAAGCGTTTACCTATAATGAAATGAAAAATTACCTACGCATTGATTCTAGTTCAAAGCGTAATTTAGAGCTTATTCAATCAATACGCGGTGGCGATCAAAAAGGTACACTCCTATGGCTATTAGATGATACGGTGACAGCCATGGGTGGGCGTAAGCTAAAGCAATGGCTACATCAGCCCCTTGCTACACGTTCAGCTATAGAGGCTAGACTGGACATTGTGTCAGATTTATTAGAAGAATATTTTGTTCGAACAGAGCTACAGGCATCCTTAAAACAAGTATATGATCTAGAACGTTTAGCGGGTCGTGTTGCTTTTGGAAACGTAGGAGGGCGTGATTTAGCACAGCTTCGTGATTCGTTACGTCAGGTGCCTGTCATTCAGCAACAATTACTAAGCGCTAATAAAGAAACCTTACAACAACTTGGTGCTGCACTGGATACATGCGCAGATGTAGAAACATTATTAGCTCATGCGATTACAGATAACCCTCCGATCACAATTAAAGAGGGTGACGTCATTCGTGATGGCTATAATGAACGCTTGGATGAGCTACGCTATGCTTCACGTAATGGCAAGGATTGGATTGCACAGTTAGAGCAAGAGGAGCGGGCGAAAACAGGTATTAAAAACTTAAAAATTGGCTATAATCGAATCTTTGGTTATTATATTGAAATAACGAAATCGAATATCCATCTGGCTGATTTAACACGCTATGAACGCAAGCAAACTTTAGCGAATGCAGAACGCTATATTACGCAGGAGTTAAAGGAAAAAGAGGCATTAATTTTAAATGCGGAAGAAGAAAGTTTAACATTAGAGTATAACTTGTTTGTGGAAATTCGTGATAAATTAAAAGCATTTATCCCACGAGTACAAGCACTAGCAGCAAGTATTAGTGAGATTGATGTGTTAGTCAGTTTTGCGAGTGTTTCTGAGAAATATCGCTTTACAAAGCCTGAATTCCATAATGGTCGCTCCTTAGAAATTATAGAAGGTCGTCATCCTGTAGTGGAGAAAATGCTCAATAAGCAGATGTATGTGCCTAATGATTGTGTGCTTGAGGAAAATCATAATATGATGCTCATTACAGGCCCGAATATGTCCGGTAAAAGCACCTATATGCGTCAAGTTGCACTAATTGTGGTTATGGCGCAAATGGGCTGCTATGTGCCTGCTGAAAGAGCGAGATTGCCTATTACAGATCAGATCTTTACACGTATTGGGGCAGCGGATGATTTAGCGGCAGGGCAATCAACGTTTATGGTAGAGATGCTAGAATCTCAGCATGCCATTATGCACGCTACGAAAAATAGTTTAATGCTGTTTGATGAAATTGGACGAGGTACTTCCACTTATGATGGCATGAGCCTTGCGCAATCCATGATGGAATATATCCATGATAAAATTGGAGCAAATACGCTTTTCTCTACTCATTATCATGAATTAACAGCACTTGAGAAGGAATTACCACGTTTACAAAATGTTCATGTTTCAGCCACTGAAAAAAGTGGAACAGTTGTCTTTTTACACAAGGTCAAAAAGGGTGCAGCTGATAAATCATATGGTATTCATGTAGCACAGCTTGCTCAATTGCCAGAGGAAATTTTATCGAGGGCACGTGTGCTGCTTGAAAACTTTGAGGCTGGGAAGGAAGTAGCTGCACCTCAGGAAATTAACGAACAGCCCATTCAAATGACGCTATTCTCAGAGGAGGAGCCAATTTCATCCGCCGAAGCAGAAGTGCTAAAAAATTTAGAAAATGTAAATATTCTAGGCACTTCACCCATGCAAGCTATGAATATATTATATGAGCTACAGCAGCAGCTAGTAAATGCTAAAAAATAA
- a CDS encoding glycerol-3-phosphate dehydrogenase, translated as MFSFEHRPKIMHFLEQYSFDVLIIGGGITGAGIALDAASRGLSVALIEMQDFSAGTSSRSTKLIHGGLRYLKQFDVSVVAEVGREREIVYDNAVHVTTPEKMLLPLYKKGSLGPLTTSLALKVYDRLAGVKKNERRTMLSAQETAALEPLLNQDELVGGGYYVEYRTDDARLTIEVLKKAVEYGALCMNYAEMTEFLYHKKKLVGVQVKDHVSGKTIEVHAAQIVNATGPWVDAVRQKDKVTDKKQLRLTKGVHIVLDQKDFPLKQAVYFDIMDGRMAFAIPRDGKAYVGTTDTEYEGDPAHPFATQEDVDYLIAAAKTVFPTANISRDTIESSWAGIRPLIFEKGKNPSEISRKDEIWTAPSGLMTIAGGKLTGYRQMAETIVDKIVKTNRYKHASTCITRELSLSGAKGINAINFPDYTAYKAREGVQYGLNYDEAKMLVQKYGTNVDALFDQVKYLHEHGSTMPLALHAMLLYGIEAEMVYTPSDFFIRRTGLLYFDIDAVKRYKQQVIQVMQQRLHYTEPQKNMYIAHLEQAILDATSFVEEGV; from the coding sequence ATGTTTTCATTTGAGCATCGTCCTAAAATTATGCATTTTTTAGAACAATATAGCTTTGACGTCTTAATCATTGGTGGTGGTATTACAGGTGCAGGCATAGCACTCGATGCTGCATCTAGAGGGTTGTCAGTTGCTTTGATTGAGATGCAGGATTTTTCTGCTGGCACCTCAAGTCGTTCTACAAAACTTATTCATGGGGGACTTCGATATTTAAAGCAATTTGATGTAAGCGTAGTGGCTGAGGTTGGACGTGAACGGGAAATTGTATACGATAATGCCGTGCACGTGACAACACCTGAAAAGATGCTTCTACCACTATATAAAAAAGGCTCACTTGGTCCTTTAACTACATCATTAGCATTGAAGGTCTATGATCGCTTAGCAGGTGTCAAGAAGAATGAGCGTAGAACAATGCTAAGTGCACAGGAAACAGCAGCACTTGAGCCTTTACTCAATCAAGATGAGCTGGTCGGTGGAGGCTATTATGTTGAATATCGAACAGATGATGCGCGTCTTACTATTGAAGTTCTGAAAAAAGCAGTGGAATATGGTGCATTATGCATGAACTATGCCGAGATGACAGAATTTTTATATCATAAGAAAAAGCTTGTAGGTGTACAAGTAAAGGATCATGTATCAGGGAAAACGATAGAAGTGCATGCTGCGCAAATTGTTAATGCAACAGGACCCTGGGTAGATGCAGTTCGTCAAAAGGATAAAGTGACAGATAAAAAGCAATTACGATTAACGAAAGGTGTCCATATTGTTCTAGATCAAAAGGATTTTCCACTAAAGCAAGCGGTGTACTTCGATATCATGGATGGTCGAATGGCCTTTGCTATTCCGCGCGATGGCAAAGCTTATGTAGGTACGACAGATACAGAATACGAGGGGGACCCAGCACATCCTTTTGCGACACAAGAGGATGTTGATTATTTAATTGCTGCAGCAAAAACTGTTTTTCCAACAGCGAATATCTCAAGAGATACAATTGAATCTTCCTGGGCAGGCATACGTCCACTTATTTTTGAAAAAGGAAAGAATCCATCTGAAATCTCGCGAAAGGATGAAATATGGACGGCTCCAAGTGGACTCATGACAATTGCTGGTGGAAAATTAACAGGCTATCGCCAAATGGCAGAAACAATTGTTGATAAAATTGTCAAAACGAATAGATACAAGCATGCAAGTACATGTATAACGCGTGAATTATCACTTTCTGGTGCAAAGGGCATCAATGCGATTAATTTCCCAGATTATACAGCCTATAAAGCAAGAGAAGGCGTTCAGTATGGGCTTAACTATGATGAAGCAAAAATGCTTGTTCAAAAATATGGTACAAATGTCGATGCATTGTTTGATCAAGTGAAATATTTACATGAGCATGGTAGTACGATGCCACTTGCTCTTCATGCAATGCTTCTCTATGGTATTGAGGCAGAGATGGTATACACACCAAGTGACTTCTTTATTCGTCGTACAGGCTTGTTATACTTTGATATTGATGCAGTCAAACGTTATAAGCAACAGGTTATTCAAGTGATGCAGCAACGCTTACATTATACAGAACCACAAAAAAACATGTATATTGCACATCTAGAGCAGGCTATTTTAGATGCAACAAGTTTTGTGGAAGAGGGAGTGTAG
- a CDS encoding tRNA (adenosine(37)-N6)-dimethylallyltransferase MiaA, translating to MIQDKIRQAEVIAIVGPTASGKTALSIELAKKYNGEIINGDSMQVYRGLDIGTAKITVEEMEGVPHHLLSFKEPLEAFSVADYQSLVRSKIAEIRARGRLPIIVGGSGLYVQAVLYDFQFTEEQVDEVARKAYYDELEKLGPEAMHAKLKKLDPQTAESIHPNNTRRVIRALEMIELSGVSKASEAQNRGEIPLYNHVILGLGQNMSREELYDRINHRVDVMMDKGLLEEVKGLWQQNIRGVQSIQAIGYKELYDYLDGKCSLNVALDSLKQNSRRYAKRQLTYFRNKMDIYFISNGEQI from the coding sequence ATGATACAAGATAAAATAAGGCAGGCAGAGGTCATCGCAATTGTTGGCCCAACTGCTTCAGGTAAAACAGCATTAAGTATTGAGCTAGCAAAAAAATATAATGGTGAAATTATAAACGGTGATTCCATGCAGGTCTATCGAGGCTTAGATATTGGTACGGCTAAAATTACTGTGGAAGAGATGGAGGGTGTGCCACATCATTTACTTAGCTTTAAGGAGCCACTGGAGGCTTTTTCAGTAGCAGACTATCAAAGCTTGGTGCGATCGAAAATTGCAGAAATTCGAGCACGAGGGAGGCTACCTATTATTGTAGGAGGCTCTGGTTTATATGTGCAGGCAGTGCTCTATGATTTTCAATTTACAGAGGAGCAGGTAGATGAGGTGGCACGAAAGGCTTATTATGATGAGCTGGAAAAATTAGGACCTGAGGCGATGCATGCGAAGCTAAAGAAGCTTGACCCACAAACAGCGGAGTCCATTCATCCCAATAATACACGCCGTGTGATACGAGCTTTAGAGATGATCGAGCTTAGTGGTGTTTCTAAGGCTTCCGAGGCACAAAATCGTGGTGAGATCCCTCTCTATAATCATGTTATTTTAGGGCTTGGTCAAAATATGTCTCGGGAAGAGCTATATGATCGAATTAACCACCGTGTTGATGTGATGATGGACAAGGGTCTATTAGAGGAAGTAAAAGGCTTATGGCAGCAAAATATTCGAGGTGTACAGTCCATTCAAGCGATTGGCTATAAGGAATTATATGATTATTTGGATGGCAAATGTTCACTCAATGTTGCGCTGGACAGTTTAAAACAAAATTCTCGTCGCTATGCCAAAAGACAATTAACTTATTTTCGTAATAAAATGGATATTTATTTTATTTCAAATGGTGAACAAATTTAA
- a CDS encoding alpha/beta hydrolase — MERYIEMSDGHFVFTRTLQPRDTCIGHIHILHGMAEHSGRYMKFASALTEAGYAVTMHDHRGHGETAGYNGTLGFFAEQNGFDRVVADVHEVVTVLHEQFADVPFFLFGHSMGSFITRRYMQLYSYHVDRVILCGTGHVTTLHAMGNMVARGLAKQLGKETESKLLNKLSFGSFNKQFPNSKTAYDWLCSVENEVQKYIDDPYCGFIPTNQFFVDLTTGFMTLNRKKEIANVRKDLPILLISGSKDPVGDQGQGIYAVAEQFAAAGLQDVTVYLFEDKRHEILNEDNQDAVYQVLLRWLEKYDTR, encoded by the coding sequence ATGGAACGTTACATTGAAATGTCAGACGGCCATTTTGTCTTTACGCGTACATTACAGCCAAGAGATACATGTATTGGCCATATTCATATTTTACACGGTATGGCGGAGCATAGTGGGCGCTATATGAAGTTTGCTAGCGCTCTAACGGAAGCTGGGTATGCAGTGACTATGCATGATCATCGAGGGCATGGAGAAACAGCAGGCTATAATGGTACACTAGGTTTTTTTGCTGAACAAAATGGATTTGATCGAGTCGTAGCGGATGTTCATGAAGTAGTCACAGTATTACATGAACAGTTTGCAGATGTCCCTTTCTTCCTATTTGGTCACAGTATGGGATCGTTTATTACGAGAAGATATATGCAACTGTACAGCTACCATGTTGATAGGGTAATCCTATGTGGAACAGGGCATGTGACAACCTTGCATGCAATGGGAAATATGGTAGCACGAGGCTTAGCGAAGCAGCTTGGAAAAGAGACAGAAAGCAAGCTGTTAAATAAGCTGAGCTTTGGGAGCTTTAATAAGCAGTTCCCAAATTCGAAGACTGCGTATGATTGGTTATGCTCTGTTGAAAACGAAGTGCAAAAATATATAGATGATCCATATTGCGGTTTTATCCCGACCAATCAATTTTTTGTAGATTTAACAACAGGTTTTATGACCTTAAATCGAAAAAAAGAAATTGCTAACGTAAGAAAAGATCTTCCTATTCTTTTGATAAGCGGCAGCAAGGATCCAGTAGGAGATCAAGGACAGGGTATTTATGCTGTTGCTGAGCAATTCGCTGCGGCAGGCTTGCAGGATGTGACAGTCTATTTATTTGAGGATAAGCGCCATGAAATTTTAAACGAGGATAACCAGGATGCAGTCTATCAAGTTTTATTACGGTGGTTAGAAAAATATGATACAAGATAA
- a CDS encoding DNA mismatch repair endonuclease MutL: protein MGKIQIMDEWLSNKIAAGEVVERPASVVKELVENAIDAGSTSIDVFLLEAGLTSIQVIDNGSGMDEEDALISFSRHATSKIHQEHDLFRIRTLGFRGEALASIASVSKMTLITSNGESGTYLELEGGHEVTHKPGPLRKGTDLTVAQLFFNTPARLKYMKTIQTELGHTIDLVNRLALGNPHIAFRLLHNGQQLLQTNGRGDVQQVLAAIYGVHNAKKMVPFEGESHDYKVSGFVSLPEVTRASKNYMSLFVNGRWVKHYLVQKAIVDAYHTYLPIERFPIVALFIEGDPYLTDVNVHPAKHQIRLSKEPELLKLIEETIRETIRHVIRVPQMEKKEKIVQPTTEQLNIWKPAPKLDVEKMNAIVEKLYDVQTVQESSMLEPVKSIPESSPTPVEESFEPAPPIEEEPIQNVIVEEAQQDPIVKSTKEPFPALEVVGQIHGTYIVAQMEDGFYLIDQHAAQERIKYEFFREKVGMVNPNERQALLLPLTFHYAADEALLLRENKQELEAVGVFLEEFGQSSFVVREHPSWFPKGEEQEIIEDLIEQVLTTKKADVKKLREAAAIMMSCKKSIKANHFLTREQMVTLLNDLRNADNPFTCPHGRPVLIHFTTYEVEKMFKRVM from the coding sequence ATGGGAAAAATACAAATTATGGACGAATGGCTGTCCAATAAAATCGCTGCAGGGGAAGTAGTTGAAAGACCAGCCTCTGTTGTGAAAGAGCTTGTGGAAAATGCCATAGATGCAGGTAGTACGTCCATCGATGTTTTTTTACTAGAAGCGGGCCTCACTTCAATTCAGGTGATTGATAATGGAAGTGGAATGGACGAAGAGGATGCACTAATATCATTCTCACGTCATGCGACAAGTAAAATCCATCAAGAGCATGATTTATTCCGCATCCGTACTCTCGGCTTTCGAGGTGAAGCATTGGCCTCGATTGCTTCAGTTTCTAAAATGACACTTATTACATCTAATGGGGAATCAGGTACGTATTTAGAGCTGGAGGGTGGACATGAGGTGACACATAAGCCTGGTCCACTGAGAAAAGGAACAGATCTAACAGTGGCACAGTTATTTTTCAATACACCTGCACGTTTAAAATATATGAAAACGATACAAACCGAGCTTGGACATACAATCGATTTGGTGAACCGTCTTGCACTTGGAAATCCTCACATTGCGTTTAGATTGCTACATAATGGTCAGCAGTTGCTACAAACAAATGGACGAGGTGACGTGCAACAAGTATTAGCGGCTATTTACGGTGTGCATAATGCCAAGAAAATGGTGCCCTTTGAGGGAGAGTCACATGATTATAAAGTTTCAGGCTTTGTATCATTACCTGAAGTGACACGTGCCTCGAAAAATTATATGTCTCTCTTTGTCAATGGTCGTTGGGTCAAGCATTATTTAGTGCAAAAAGCGATTGTCGATGCTTATCATACGTATTTACCGATTGAGCGTTTCCCTATAGTGGCTCTCTTTATAGAGGGTGATCCCTATTTAACAGATGTCAATGTTCATCCTGCCAAACATCAAATCCGTTTAAGTAAGGAACCAGAGCTGCTTAAACTCATTGAGGAGACCATTCGGGAAACGATACGCCATGTTATCAGAGTGCCGCAAATGGAAAAGAAGGAAAAGATAGTGCAGCCTACAACAGAGCAGTTAAATATTTGGAAGCCAGCCCCGAAGCTAGATGTGGAGAAAATGAATGCCATTGTAGAAAAGCTTTATGATGTGCAAACCGTTCAAGAATCAAGCATGCTAGAGCCAGTAAAATCAATTCCAGAATCATCACCCACACCTGTTGAAGAAAGCTTTGAACCTGCACCGCCAATTGAGGAAGAACCCATTCAAAATGTGATAGTTGAGGAAGCCCAGCAAGATCCGATTGTTAAGTCTACAAAAGAACCCTTTCCTGCACTGGAAGTAGTGGGGCAAATTCATGGCACATATATTGTTGCACAGATGGAGGATGGCTTTTATTTAATTGATCAGCACGCAGCTCAGGAACGTATTAAATATGAATTTTTCCGAGAGAAGGTGGGTATGGTGAACCCAAATGAGCGTCAGGCTTTACTGCTACCATTAACCTTCCACTATGCCGCTGACGAGGCACTACTATTAAGAGAGAACAAACAAGAATTAGAGGCAGTTGGGGTGTTTTTAGAGGAATTTGGACAGTCATCATTTGTCGTGAGGGAGCATCCTAGCTGGTTTCCTAAAGGGGAAGAACAGGAAATTATTGAAGATTTAATTGAACAGGTACTGACCACGAAAAAGGCAGACGTTAAGAAATTACGGGAGGCCGCAGCAATTATGATGAGCTGTAAAAAATCGATTAAGGCCAATCATTTTTTAACTAGGGAGCAAATGGTAACGTTATTGAATGATTTACGAAATGCTGATAATCCATTTACATGCCCTCATGGACGTCCGGTGCTCATACATTTTACGACCTATGAAGTGGAAAAAATGTTTAAACGGGTTATGTAA
- a CDS encoding RNA chaperone Hfq gives MKSINLQDTFLNHLRKNSVFVTVFLLNGFQLKGTVKSYDNFTVLLIDAESKQHLIYKHAISTFVPVKQVDFLETEQ, from the coding sequence ATGAAGTCTATTAATTTGCAAGATACGTTCTTGAACCATCTACGTAAAAACAGTGTATTTGTAACTGTGTTTCTATTAAACGGCTTTCAATTAAAAGGAACTGTAAAATCCTATGATAACTTTACAGTGTTGTTAATTGATGCTGAAAGTAAGCAACATCTTATTTACAAACACGCAATTTCTACATTCGTTCCTGTAAAGCAAGTAGATTTTTTAGAAACAGAGCAATAA
- the glpK gene encoding glycerol kinase has product MGEFILAIDQGTTSSRAILFDKKGKIVHVAQKEFQQYFPKAGWVEHNANEIWGSILAVIAAVLTESGHEASEVHAIGITNQRETTVVWDKHTGQPVYNAIVWQSRQTQDIVNDLKDQEGLEELFQQKTGLRLDAYFSATKIKWILDHVDDARTMAENGDLLFGTIDSWIVWRLSKGKAHITDYSNAARTLLYNIHDLKWDGELCTLLDIPMSMLPSVKNSSEIYTHTAPSIFFGEEIPIAGIAGDQQAALFGQTCFTKGMAKNTYGTGCFMLLNTGQQAVKSENGLLTTIAWGIDGQVTYALEGSVFVAGSAIQWLRDGLRMIRTAEDSETYASKVENTDGVYVVPAFVGLGTPYWDTDARGAVFGLTRGTSKEHFIRATLESLAYQTKDVLDAMEQDAGTPIEVLRVDGGAVSNEFLMQFQSDILQLKVELAKLNESTALGAAYLAGLATNFWPNQEALSALWMHGQTYQPKMTAEAGVALYEGWQRAVTATRIFKS; this is encoded by the coding sequence ATGGGTGAATTTATTTTAGCTATAGATCAGGGCACAACGAGCTCAAGAGCGATTTTGTTTGATAAAAAAGGAAAAATTGTCCATGTAGCTCAAAAGGAATTCCAACAATACTTTCCAAAAGCTGGTTGGGTAGAGCATAATGCCAATGAAATTTGGGGTTCTATCCTTGCCGTGATAGCCGCCGTATTAACTGAAAGCGGGCACGAGGCCAGTGAAGTACATGCGATTGGGATCACTAATCAACGTGAAACAACCGTTGTGTGGGATAAGCATACAGGTCAGCCTGTATACAATGCCATTGTCTGGCAGTCTCGACAAACGCAGGACATTGTGAATGACTTAAAGGATCAAGAAGGACTAGAGGAGCTATTTCAGCAAAAAACTGGTTTACGTTTAGATGCCTATTTTTCAGCAACAAAAATTAAATGGATTTTAGACCATGTTGATGACGCAAGGACGATGGCAGAAAACGGAGATTTATTATTTGGTACGATTGATTCCTGGATTGTTTGGCGACTATCAAAAGGAAAGGCACATATAACGGATTATTCAAATGCAGCGCGCACTTTGCTTTACAATATCCATGACTTGAAGTGGGATGGAGAGCTTTGCACACTATTAGATATTCCAATGTCAATGCTGCCAAGTGTAAAAAATTCCTCTGAGATTTATACACATACTGCGCCTAGTATTTTCTTTGGTGAGGAAATCCCAATTGCTGGGATAGCAGGGGATCAGCAGGCAGCGCTTTTTGGCCAAACATGCTTTACAAAGGGAATGGCTAAAAACACGTATGGCACAGGCTGTTTTATGCTATTAAATACAGGTCAGCAGGCGGTTAAATCAGAGAATGGTTTATTAACTACCATTGCCTGGGGAATCGATGGTCAAGTGACGTATGCATTAGAAGGAAGTGTATTTGTTGCAGGCTCAGCGATACAGTGGCTAAGAGACGGTTTGCGAATGATTCGTACAGCCGAGGATTCAGAGACCTATGCGAGTAAGGTGGAAAACACGGATGGTGTGTATGTTGTACCTGCATTTGTAGGTTTAGGAACTCCTTATTGGGATACCGATGCAAGAGGAGCCGTTTTTGGCTTAACACGAGGAACATCTAAGGAGCACTTTATTCGTGCAACACTGGAATCACTAGCCTACCAAACAAAAGATGTGCTAGATGCCATGGAGCAAGATGCGGGTACACCTATTGAGGTGCTTCGAGTAGATGGTGGAGCGGTAAGTAATGAATTTTTAATGCAGTTCCAAAGTGATATTTTGCAATTAAAGGTGGAGCTAGCTAAGCTTAATGAATCAACAGCACTTGGAGCAGCTTATTTAGCAGGGCTTGCGACGAATTTTTGGCCAAATCAAGAGGCATTATCTGCATTATGGATGCATGGGCAAACGTATCAGCCGAAAATGACTGCGGAAGCAGGTGTAGCTCTTTATGAGGGCTGGCAAAGAGCTGTAACGGCTACAAGAATATTTAAATCATAG